The stretch of DNA CTGGGCGCTCGCCGGCACCGCGCCGAGGCCGGCGCGCCATTTCGGCGAGGATTGCGGCGTGGCGCCGCCCCGGGGCGCGATGTCGAGGGGCTGGCCGGTGGAGTTCGTGGTCTCGACCGCGTCGTCCTCGTCGGCGGAGGCCACGAGGGTGCGGGTCGCCACCGGGCGCTCGGCGACCACGGCGGGACGCGGCCGCTCGGCCACCTCGACCACCGGCGGCGCCGTGCGGGCGCCGGCATAGGCGATCGGCAGGTTGGCCCGCACGAGCTTGGTCATGATGACGTCGCGGCTTGCGCCCGACTTGCCGCCGAGCACCACCGCCACGATGTGCCGCTCGCCGATGCGCGCCGAGGTCATCAGGTTGAAGCCCGAATCGCGGGTGTAGCCGGTCTTGATGCCGTCCACGCCCTCGACCCGGCCGACCAGGTGGTTGTGGTTGCCGATCACCCGGCCCTTGAAGGCGAAGGAGCGGGTCTGGAAGTAGCGGTAGTAGCGGGGGAACCGCTCCTGGATCGCGCGGGCGAGGATCGTCAGGTCGCGGGCGGTGGTGATCTGGTCGGCGTCCGGCAGGCCCGAGGCGTTGGCATAGTGGGTCCGCGTCATGCCGAGGGCGTGGGCCTTGCGCGTCATCATCTCGGCGAAGGCGGCTTCCGAGCCGGCGATGTTCTCGCCGATGGCGCAGGCGATGTCGTTGGCGGATTTCGTCACCAGCGCCTTGATCGCCTCCTCGACCGTCACGGTCGAGCCGGGCCGCACGCCGAGCTTGGAGGGCGGCATCCGGGAGGCGTTGGCCGAGACGGTCAGCGGCGAATCGAGGTCCAGCTTGCCGCGCTCGAGCTGCTCGAACAGCAGGTAGAGCGTCATCACCTTGGTGATCGAGGCCGGATGGCGCAGGGCATCCTCGTTGACCGCGTGCATCACGCGGCCGGTCTTGGCATCGACCACCATCGCCGCGTAGGGCGGGTTGTAGCCCCCGCCGCCGCCGGGATGGGCGCGCCGGCGCGCCTCGGCGGGCGAGGCGGTGAGCGCCGTCAGCACCGCCGCGGCGGCGAGCACGGCCGGCAACGCGGGTCCAGATTGGCCGTGAACGCAACGCATCACGCACATACCCCACTCGATGGAAAAGGGCGCCTGCGACGGGAGGCGACGCCCTGGACCGACCGCGCCCCGCGACGAACGGCGTGGCGCATCGGCATCACTGTCAATCAGGCTAGGGAGGCTCGGTTACGCCCCGGTTAACCGGCGACGAATTCCGATGCTCGGATTCGCTGCATTGTGCAACGCACAATTCGCCCTTGACGAATTTTGTGCGCTGCACATATTGCAGGGCAGCGGGGCGCGACGCGCGGGCGTCCCGGCGACGTCCCGAATGCCGCGCGAGGAGGGGCGCCCCTTCAGGGCGTCACCATACCATGAACCAGCAGACCATGAGCCAGCAGGCCGAGGCCGCCCAGAAGTTCGGCAAGGACGGCATGGACGCGATGCTGCGCAGCTTCGGCACCCTGTCGAAGGCCAGCCAGGCGATCGCCGTCGAGGCGACCGACTTCGCCAAGCAGTCCTTCGAGCTCGGCACCGCCACCCTCGAGAAGCTCGCCGGCGTGCGCTCGCTCGACAAGGCGCTCGAGATCCAGACCGACTACATGAAGACCTCGTACGAGCGTCTCGTGGCCCAGACCACCAAGATGACCGAGCTCTACCAGAACCTCGCCAAGGAGATGGTGAAGCCGTACGAGGGCTTCGCCGCCAAGGCCCAGGAGCAGGCCTTCAAGGCCCAGGACCGCGCCTTCGCCAGCGCCAAGGACGGCTTCAAGAAGGTCGAGGACGAGGCCGCCAAGGTTCAGTACGCCGCGTAAGCCGGGCGTCGCGCACGGGCGGTCGGCCCTCGGGCCGCCGCTCTTCCGCGCAGGAAGACCATGATCGCGACCGGCACGGGCCCCCCGTGCCGGTCGCGCGCGTTTGGGGGTCCATCGAGAGGTCCGCACGCCCCGCGAGGGAGCCTGCACGCCCCGCGGGGGAGCCTGCAACGACAAGAGCGCGCAGCCGACTGGCGAAGCGCCGACTCGGCCTATAGATTAGGCTCGGCACCGGCGGCCGACGTGTTAGGCTGCCGCTCCGCACCACTGCCCGGACCCCCGCGAGGAGGCCCGCGCGGCTCGGCGCGGTCGCCCAGAGCGAGGTCGGTACGATTCAGATGGCTCAGGTCCCGAGGCAGGGAGAACCCTCCACCAGGCCGGTCGCGGCCAACCCCCGCGCCCCCGGGAACGGCGACGGGCGCTCGGGAACCGCCGTGATCACGCGGACGAAGCCGCGCACCAAGCGGCCGAACCTCTACCGCGTGCTGCTCCTCAACGACGACTACACCCCGATGGAATTCGTGGTCCACGTCGTGGAACGGTTCTTCAACAAGTCGCGCGAGGACGCGACCCGCATCATGCTGCACGTCCACCAGAACGGCGTCGGCGAGTGCGGCATCTTCACCTACGAGGTCGCAGAGACCAAGGTGACGCAGGTCATGGACTTTGCGCGGAAACATCAACATCCTCTGCAATGCGTCATGGAAAAGAAATAAGCGCCGACCAAGACAGGCACCAGCAAAGAGGCCCGCTTTGCCCAGCTTCTCACGCAGCCTAGAACAAGCTCTTCACCGCGCCCTGGCGCTGGCCGGCGAGCGCCGACACGAATACGCCACGCTCGAGCATCTCCTGCTCGCTCTGGTCGACGACCAGGACGCGGCCGCGGTCATGCGGGCCTGCAACGTCGACGTCGACCTGCTGAAGCGCAACCTCGTCGAGTATATCGACACCGAGCTCGCCAACCTCACGGGCGACGGGCGACAGGACGCCAAGCCGACGGCGGGGTTCCAGCGCGTGATCCAGCGCGCGGTGATCCACGTGCAGTCCTCCGGCCGCGAGGAGGTCACCGGCGCCAACGTGCTGGTGGCGATCTTCGCCGAGCGCGAGAGCCACGCCGCCTACTTCCTGCAAGAGCAGGACATGACCCGCTACGACGCGGTCAACTACATCAGCCACGGCATCGCCAAGCGCCCCGGCCTGTCCGAGGGCAAGCCGGTGCGCGGCGCCGACGAGGAGGGTCCGACGGAACGTCCGAGCGGGGCCGAGGACGAGCGCGGCGGCCAGAAGAAGAAGGGCGATGCCCTCGACGCCTATTGCGTCAACCTCAACAAGAAGGCCCGCGACGGCAAGATCGACCCGCTGATCGGGCGCGAGACCGAGGTCCAGCGCACGATCCAGGTCCTCTGCCGCCGGCAGAAGAACAACCCGCTGCTCGTCGGCGATCCCGGCGTCGGCAAGACCGCCATCGCGGAAGGGCTCGCCCGCAAGATCATCCAGCACGAGGTGCCGGAGGTCCTGGCCGACGCGACCGTGTTCTCCCTCGACATGGGCACGCTGCTCGCCGGGACCCGCTACCGCGGCGACTTCGAGGAGCGCCTCAAGCAGGTGATGAAGGAGATCGAGGCGCATCCCAACGCCGTCCTGTTCATCGACGAGATTCACACGGTGATCGGCGCCGGTGCGACCTCGGGCGGCGCGATGGATGCCTCGAACCTCCTCAAGCCCGCCCTCGCCTCGGGTGCGCTCCGCTGCATCGGCTCGACCACCTATAAGGAGTACCGCCAGTACTTCGAGAAGGACCGGGCCCTGGTGCGCCGCTTCCAGAAGATCGACGTCAACGAGCCGTCGATCCCGGACGCGATCGAGATCCTGAAGGGTCTGCGCCCGTCCTTCGAGGAGTTCCACAAGCTCAAGTACACGACCGAGGCCGTGAAGGCCGCGGTCGAGCTGTCCGCCCGCTACATCAACGACCGCAAGCTGCCGGACAAGGCGATCGACGTGATCGACGAGACCGGCGCCTCGCAGATGCTGGTGCCGGAGGCCCGGCGCAAGCGCACGATCGGCGTCAAGGAGATCGAGGCGACCATCGCCACGATGGCCCGCATTCCCCCGAAGACCGTGTCGAAGGACGACGCGGAGGTGCTGGCGCATCTCACCGACAACCTGAAGCGGGTGGTCTACGGCCAGGACGCCGCCATCGATGCGCTCACCGCCTCGATCAAGCTCGCCCGGGCGGGGCTTCGCGATCCCGACAAGCCGATCGGCGCCTACCTGTTCGCCGGCCCGACCGGCGTCGGCAAGACCGAGGCGGCCAAGCAGCTGGCGTCGAGCCTCGGCGTCGAGATGCTGCGCTTCGACATGTCGGAATACATGGAGCGGCACACCGTCTCGCGGCTGATCGGCGCCCCTCCGGGCTATGTCGGCTTCGACCAGGGCGGCCTGCTCACCGACGGCATCGACCAGCACCCGCATTGCGTGCTGCTGCTCGACGAGATCGAGAAGGCCCATCCGGACC from Methylobacterium aquaticum encodes:
- a CDS encoding D-alanyl-D-alanine carboxypeptidase, which encodes MRCVHGQSGPALPAVLAAAAVLTALTASPAEARRRAHPGGGGGYNPPYAAMVVDAKTGRVMHAVNEDALRHPASITKVMTLYLLFEQLERGKLDLDSPLTVSANASRMPPSKLGVRPGSTVTVEEAIKALVTKSANDIACAIGENIAGSEAAFAEMMTRKAHALGMTRTHYANASGLPDADQITTARDLTILARAIQERFPRYYRYFQTRSFAFKGRVIGNHNHLVGRVEGVDGIKTGYTRDSGFNLMTSARIGERHIVAVVLGGKSGASRDVIMTKLVRANLPIAYAGARTAPPVVEVAERPRPAVVAERPVATRTLVASADEDDAVETTNSTGQPLDIAPRGGATPQSSPKWRAGLGAVPASAQAYAPAPAAAFPAAGGTKYASRLPAAEPGEARAPAPRETAAPAAKAVTVTPWVIQLGAMDDEGKAKSMLSEARQRSGGALGKAAPFTEKVTHGGTTLFRARFSGFSEAEAAQDACRALKRNGFTCFATRS
- the clpS gene encoding ATP-dependent Clp protease adapter ClpS produces the protein MAQVPRQGEPSTRPVAANPRAPGNGDGRSGTAVITRTKPRTKRPNLYRVLLLNDDYTPMEFVVHVVERFFNKSREDATRIMLHVHQNGVGECGIFTYEVAETKVTQVMDFARKHQHPLQCVMEKK
- the clpA gene encoding ATP-dependent Clp protease ATP-binding subunit ClpA; the encoded protein is MPSFSRSLEQALHRALALAGERRHEYATLEHLLLALVDDQDAAAVMRACNVDVDLLKRNLVEYIDTELANLTGDGRQDAKPTAGFQRVIQRAVIHVQSSGREEVTGANVLVAIFAERESHAAYFLQEQDMTRYDAVNYISHGIAKRPGLSEGKPVRGADEEGPTERPSGAEDERGGQKKKGDALDAYCVNLNKKARDGKIDPLIGRETEVQRTIQVLCRRQKNNPLLVGDPGVGKTAIAEGLARKIIQHEVPEVLADATVFSLDMGTLLAGTRYRGDFEERLKQVMKEIEAHPNAVLFIDEIHTVIGAGATSGGAMDASNLLKPALASGALRCIGSTTYKEYRQYFEKDRALVRRFQKIDVNEPSIPDAIEILKGLRPSFEEFHKLKYTTEAVKAAVELSARYINDRKLPDKAIDVIDETGASQMLVPEARRKRTIGVKEIEATIATMARIPPKTVSKDDAEVLAHLTDNLKRVVYGQDAAIDALTASIKLARAGLRDPDKPIGAYLFAGPTGVGKTEAAKQLASSLGVEMLRFDMSEYMERHTVSRLIGAPPGYVGFDQGGLLTDGIDQHPHCVLLLDEIEKAHPDLFNILLQVMDHGKLTDHNGKQVDFRNVIIIMTTNAGAADLAKAAFGFTQNKRTGDDQEAINRLFAPEFRNRLDATVSFGHLPKTVVAKVVDKFVLQLEAQLADRNVTIELSDEARDWLVENGYDEAMGARPMARLIQSTIKTPLADEVLFGKLKDGGAVRVIVKRPDGEKPSLGFVFPAGPVMPRPEKDVTNAAKKADKAAAKKQKRPRAAPKKPKDGGSGGGEGGVRTVPKVPLVRA